Proteins found in one Plasmodium gaboni strain SY75 chromosome 13, whole genome shotgun sequence genomic segment:
- a CDS encoding hypothetical protein (conserved Plasmodium protein, unknown function) — IRMLCAILEVQGITTVNIKEYISSTNEPSLDFFLDNNEYESKGYKKKTSSRKRTLINVPDFRALKKNKELNLFSNPDKINEELIKEKNFSDSVLSSYRMSLDDKKLQNKMIDNILLRDISGGKKEIEVNEEKNIKSVQKYNEGNDKNFIESRKKALENFQQNENNYDCTYKAIKKKKISGCNITTKLKDINNSDECQLCLMPNSDSLHGNFPPTFYKLTCDHVFHLMCLYETVIRRECRKTCCICHSELGENDKNEIINKVKREKKENEKKSKLLFKVMKLQAENKNYPGKDICS; from the exons AATTAGAATGTTATGTGCAATTTTGGAGGTACAAGGAATTACTACtgtaaatattaaagaataCATTTCTA GTACCAATGAACCATCTTTGGATTTCTTTcttgataataatgaatatga atcaaaaggatataaaaaaaaaacatcCTCCAGAAAAAGGACA ttaATAAACGTACCTGATTTTAGAGCACTCaaaaaaaacaaagaactgaatttattttctaacCCTGATAAAATTAATGAGGAATTAATTAAGGAAAAAAACTTTTCAGATTCTGTACTGAGTTCCTACAGAATGTCTTTAGATGATAAGaaattacaaaataaaatgattgataat atatTATTAAGAGATATTTCAGGAGGGAAAa AGGAGATCGAAGttaatgaagaaaaaaatattaaaagtgtacaaaaatataatgagggaaatgataaaaattttatcgaaagt aGAAAAAAGGCATTAGAAAATTTTcaacaaaatgaaaataattatgattgtacatataaagcaattaagaaaaaaaaaatatcagGTTGTAATATAACAACCAAGTTGAAGGACATAAATAATTCTGACGAATGTCAACTG TGTTTAATGCCTAATAGTGATTCGCTTCACGGAAATTTCCCCCCCACgttttataaattaacatgtg ATCAtgtttttcatttaatgTGTCTTTATGAAACAGTCATACGCAGGGAATGTAGAAAA ACCTGTTGTATTTGCCATAGCGAATTAGGTGAgaatgataaaaatgaaataattaataaagTAAAGCGTgaaaaaaaggaaaatgaaaaaaagaGTAAGCTATTATTTAAAGTTATGAAATTGCAAGCTGAAAATAAGAATTACCCTGGGAAAGACATTTGTTCATAA
- a CDS encoding hypothetical protein (conserved Plasmodium protein, unknown function) → MNNKLSFPYETYEIKKVSFELPKDYHPNVKYGFFRNALFGKHTFYYIKSILKVSTKVCAGFLLFYYPLDKLHCNIRRFKNNLKK, encoded by the exons atgaataataaattaagTTTTCCTTATGAAAcatatgaaataaaaaaggtTTCTTTTGAATTACCAAAAGATTATCATCCAAATGTAAAATATGGATTTTTTAGAAATGCCTTATTTGGAAAGCATACCttttattat ATTAAGAGTATTTTAAAAGTGTCAACCAAAGTGTGTGCTGgatttttacttttttattatccTCTGGACAAATTGCATTGCAATATTCGTCGATTC AAAAATAATCTTAAGAAATGA
- a CDS encoding thioredoxin 2, translating into MKKYIFYFLFYIISFFFVNDVICTKEVVSTNDDPLTPLNRFDKYYLRMFKKVPRLQQNGSNIINGVNMKNTVIVLYFFAKWCQACTMQSTEMDKLQRYYGKRIYLLKVDLDKNEALARKFSVKSLPTIILLKNKTMLARKDHFVSSNDLIALIKKHL; encoded by the exons ATGAAgaagtatatattttactttctcttttatattataagttttttttttgttaacGATGTTATATGTACGAAAGAAGTAGTATCAACAAATGATGATCCTTTAACACCACTCAACAGATTTgacaaatattatttgcGTATGTTTAAAAAAGTACCAAGATTACAACAAAATGGATCAAACATTATAAAT GGTGttaatatgaaaaatacAGTAATCGTATTGTACTTTTTTGCAAAATG GTGTCAAGCTTGTACAATGCAAAGCACAGAAATG gaTAAATTACAAAGATATTATGGAAAGCGCATTTACTTATTAAAGGTTGACCTAGACAAAAATGAAGCACTTGCAAGAAAATTTTCTGTAAAATCATTACCCACaattattcttttaaaaaataaaactaTGCTAGCAAGAAAAGATCACTTTGTCTCAAGCAATGATTTGATAGCATTGATtaaaaaacatttataa
- a CDS encoding putative rhomboid protease ROM6, translating to MLKYHKFCKYNKKNEDLFINIINNKQNSLFGNLNKRGGKYIHTCTALKRKDRLRCERKLKLREKFKIIVYTSLYFFTCDYLYHEFILKNNKNENKEEKKNEQNIDPVGLNNKIKKKEYDNNNNNYNNIYKPNDSLKNDQSYFFLYSNPFVNFFVDSIKKLNIFVNSNTIHNENEDKQGDKNLKKVDKKNDEKENNSYEIKITRGSRNKNIYENSIIDKEKLLYKGNYHNNNNNDNNETYKKHNNNNNNMSNIISNHIYNKNYFFNKCNLFLLCNGLIFITWRISEVLTNKRLFHFMCRNFICSYNNIKKKYIHTLITSSVSHITFPHFLFNMWAFYTITNTLLSPEIGESKKKFYFFNYKSNVLQQKMNDQDIINICVLSSICSTIPYILLNKKNQILGASGSIMGLVYILSTLKPNEVFISIFPLPYLKLTALQLCHLSILTNIFFLFFRKKKINHFNIAWSAHIFGLLGGALYNIYQRKIKNNNNYYPFIQLSIKNGYLDYVNSYLDLLDMLKCFHLQTKMFFSLDIKTMQSLNRKIQSIKSHTAQRRMHFQIKKMKNLEFLSKRNQLQ from the coding sequence atgCTAAAATACCATaaattttgtaaatataataaaaaaaatgaagatttatttattaacataattaataataagCAGAATTCCTTATTTGGTAACTTAAACAAGAGGGGGGGGAAATATATTCACACGTGTACGGCTctaaaaagaaaagataGATTAAGGTGTGAgagaaaattaaaattaagAGAAAAGTTTAAAATTATTGTTTATACgtcattatatttttttacatgtgattatttatatcatgaatttattttaaaaaataataagaatgaaaataaggaagaaaaaaaaaatgaacaaaatattGACCCTGTTGgtttaaataataaaattaaaaagaaagaatatgataataataataataattataataatatatataaaccAAATGATTCTCTAAAAAACGATCAgtcatatttttttctttatagTAATCCttttgtaaatttttttgtagatagtatcaaaaaattaaacatATTTGTTAATTCAAACACGATACACAAcgaaaatgaagataaaCAAGGTGACAAGAATTTGAAGAAGgttgataaaaaaaatgatgagAAGGAAAACAATTCttatgaaataaaaattacTAGAGGAAgtagaaataaaaatatatatgaaaattcAATTATAGATAAggaaaaattattatacaaaggtaattatcataataataataataatgataacaatgagacttataaaaaacataacaataataataataatatgagtaatataatttcaaatcatatatataacaaaaattatttttttaataaatgcAACTTATTCCTACTTTGTAATGgattaatatttattacatGGAGAATAAGCGAAGTGCTAACAAATAAAAgattatttcattttatgTGTAGGAATTTTATATGCtcttataataatataaaaaagaaatatatacatacacTTATTACATCTAGTGTTAGTCATATAACTTTTCcacattttttatttaatatgtgGGCTTTCTATACTATTACAAATACATTATTATCCCCAGAAATAGGAGAAAGCAAAAagaaattttatttttttaattataaatcTAATGTATTACAACAAAAAATGAATGATCaagatattattaatatatgtgtattatCTTCTATATGTTCAACTATACCATATATTctattaaataaaaagaatcAAATACTTGGAGCATCTGGTTCTATCATGGGATtagtttatatattatcaacaCTCAAACCAAATGAAGTGTTTATTTCGATATTTCCATTGCcttatttaaaattaacAGCATTACAATTATGCCATTTAAGTATattaacaaatatattctttcttttttttagaaaaaaaaaaataaatcatttcAATATTGCATGGTCAGCACATATTTTTGGTCTTTTAGGTGGTgcattatataatatatatcaaagaaaaataaaaaataataataactATTATCCATTTATTCAACTCTCTATAAAAAATGGATATTTAGATTATGTTAATTCATATTTAGATCTTCTTGATATGTTAAAATGTTTTCACCTACAAACAAAAATGTTCTTCTCTCtagatataaaaacaatGCAATCACTTAATAGAAAAATACAGTCTATTAAATCACACACTGCACAACGAAGAATGCATTTccaaattaaaaaaatgaaaaacTTGGAGTTCTTATCTAAAAGAAACCAATTACAATAA